Proteins encoded together in one Schumannella luteola window:
- the glyA gene encoding serine hydroxymethyltransferase, giving the protein MSDTFNAPLSDVDPEVARALELELDRQRTTLEMIASENFVPRAVLEAQGSVLTNKYAEGYPGRRYYGGCEFVDIVEQLAIDRAKALFGAEFANVQPHSGASANVAVLSAIAQPGDRILGLELAHGGHLTHGMKLNFSGKLYEAHAYGLDPETERIDMDVVRQRALEVKPQVIIAGWSAYSRQLDFAAFRAIADEVGAKLWVDMAHFAGLVAAGLHPSPVPHAHIVSSTVHKTIGGPRSGFILTNDADIAKKMNSNVFPGQQGGPLMHVIAAKATAFKLAAEPEFKERQERTVRGAAILAERLTQPDAKAAGIDVLTGGTDVHLVLVDLRTSEFSGQEAENRLHEAGITVNKNSVPNDPRPPMVTSGVRIGTPALATRGFGDAEFTEVADIIALALQKDADIPALRARVAELAGRFPLYPGLTSPTTWA; this is encoded by the coding sequence GTGTCCGACACGTTCAACGCCCCCCTGTCCGACGTCGACCCCGAGGTCGCCCGCGCGCTCGAGCTGGAGCTCGACCGCCAGCGCACCACCCTCGAGATGATCGCGAGCGAGAACTTCGTTCCCCGCGCGGTGCTCGAGGCGCAGGGCTCGGTGCTGACCAACAAGTACGCCGAGGGCTACCCCGGCCGTCGCTACTACGGCGGGTGCGAGTTCGTCGACATCGTCGAGCAGCTCGCCATCGATCGTGCCAAGGCGCTCTTCGGCGCCGAGTTCGCCAACGTGCAGCCCCACTCGGGCGCCTCCGCGAACGTCGCCGTGCTGTCGGCGATCGCGCAGCCCGGCGACCGCATCCTCGGTCTCGAGCTGGCCCACGGCGGCCACCTGACCCACGGCATGAAGCTCAACTTCTCGGGCAAGCTCTACGAGGCGCACGCCTACGGCCTCGATCCCGAGACTGAGCGCATCGACATGGATGTGGTGCGCCAGCGCGCGCTCGAGGTGAAGCCGCAGGTCATCATCGCCGGCTGGTCGGCGTACAGCCGTCAGCTCGACTTCGCCGCCTTCCGCGCCATCGCCGACGAGGTCGGCGCGAAGCTCTGGGTCGACATGGCGCACTTCGCCGGCCTCGTGGCCGCGGGGCTGCACCCGTCGCCGGTGCCGCACGCCCACATCGTCTCGTCGACCGTGCACAAGACGATCGGCGGTCCGCGCTCAGGCTTCATCCTGACCAACGACGCCGACATCGCGAAGAAGATGAACTCCAACGTCTTCCCGGGGCAGCAGGGCGGCCCGCTCATGCACGTCATCGCCGCGAAGGCGACCGCGTTCAAGCTGGCGGCCGAGCCCGAGTTCAAGGAACGCCAAGAGCGCACCGTGCGCGGCGCCGCGATCCTCGCCGAGCGCCTCACCCAGCCCGACGCGAAGGCGGCCGGCATCGACGTGCTGACCGGCGGCACCGACGTGCACCTCGTGCTCGTCGACCTGCGCACCTCCGAGTTCTCGGGCCAGGAGGCCGAGAACCGCCTGCACGAGGCCGGCATCACGGTCAACAAGAACTCCGTGCCGAACGACCCGCGCCCGCCGATGGTGACCTCGGGTGTGCGCATCGGCACCCCGGCGCTCGCGACCCGCGGCTTCGGCGACGCCGAGTTCACCGAGGTGGCCGACATCATCGCGCTCGCGCTGCAGAAGGACGCCGACATCCCGGCGCTGCGCGCGCGCGTGGCCGAGCTGGCGGGGAGGTTCCCGCTGTACCCGGGCCTCACCTCCCCGACGACCTGGGCCTGA
- a CDS encoding bifunctional methylenetetrahydrofolate dehydrogenase/methenyltetrahydrofolate cyclohydrolase → MTAIRLDGVATAAAIKSELKQRVDVLRERGVVPGLGTLLVGADGASVSYVGGKHRDSAEIGIESIRVDLPADATEAEVHAEIQRLNADPAVTGYLVQLPLPKGMDEHAAITAVDPAKDVDGLHPANLGELVLGVEGELTTPLPCTPAGVVELLLRHEVPLSGRHVVVIGRGLTVGRPLGLLLTRKGVDATVTLTHSRTADLAAEVRRADVVVAAVGQPHLVKADWIKPGAAVLDVGVTRVGVTESGKAKLAGDIDPGVAEVAGWLSPNPGGVGPMTRAMLMQNVVLAAERAAGLA, encoded by the coding sequence ATGACCGCGATCCGTCTGGATGGTGTCGCCACCGCGGCGGCGATCAAGTCCGAGCTGAAGCAGCGCGTCGACGTGCTGCGCGAGCGAGGAGTCGTGCCGGGCCTCGGCACGCTCCTCGTGGGCGCGGACGGCGCCTCCGTCAGCTACGTCGGCGGCAAGCACCGCGACTCGGCCGAGATCGGCATCGAGTCGATCCGCGTCGACCTGCCCGCCGATGCGACCGAGGCCGAGGTGCACGCCGAGATCCAGCGCCTCAACGCCGACCCGGCCGTCACCGGCTACCTCGTGCAGCTGCCGCTGCCGAAGGGCATGGACGAGCACGCGGCGATCACCGCCGTCGACCCCGCCAAAGACGTCGACGGGCTGCACCCGGCGAACCTCGGCGAGCTCGTGCTGGGCGTCGAGGGCGAGCTGACGACGCCGCTGCCGTGCACCCCGGCCGGCGTGGTCGAGCTGCTGCTCCGCCACGAGGTGCCGCTCTCGGGCCGGCACGTGGTCGTGATCGGCCGCGGACTCACGGTCGGCCGCCCGCTCGGGCTGCTGCTCACCCGCAAGGGCGTCGACGCGACCGTCACGCTCACGCACTCGCGCACGGCCGACCTGGCCGCCGAGGTTCGGCGGGCGGATGTCGTGGTCGCGGCCGTCGGCCAGCCGCACCTGGTGAAGGCCGACTGGATCAAGCCGGGCGCCGCGGTGCTGGATGTGGGCGTCACCCGCGTCGGCGTCACGGAGTCGGGCAAGGCGAAGCTGGCGGGCGACATCGACCCGGGCGTCGCCGAGGTCGCGGGCTGGCTGTCGCCCAACCCGGGCGGGGTGGGCCCGATGACCCGCGCGATGCTGATGCAGAACGTGGTGCTGGCGGCCGAGCGCGCCGCCGGCCTGGCCTAG
- a CDS encoding GNAT family N-acetyltransferase, with amino-acid sequence MDAILRPWSSGDLEALRSARASAADLDSQFGWDLDDAGAAEQHLVGALGFSEHARNWAITVQGVAVGNIGVSAIERRHGTAWAHYWLAASARGKGLAVRALASVAAHAFDDGLFRLELGHRVNNPASCRVATRAGFEPEGIERQKLRYGEARFDVETHARLASDPPPLTEPLPLPLVLPG; translated from the coding sequence GTGGATGCGATTCTTCGGCCGTGGTCGTCGGGTGACCTCGAAGCGCTCCGGTCGGCCCGCGCATCCGCCGCCGACCTCGACTCGCAGTTCGGCTGGGATCTCGACGACGCGGGAGCGGCCGAGCAGCACCTCGTCGGGGCGCTCGGTTTCAGCGAACACGCCCGCAACTGGGCGATCACGGTTCAGGGCGTCGCGGTGGGCAACATCGGAGTGAGCGCGATCGAGCGTCGTCATGGCACCGCGTGGGCGCACTACTGGCTTGCCGCGTCGGCACGCGGGAAAGGGCTGGCCGTTCGCGCGCTGGCGAGCGTCGCCGCGCACGCTTTCGACGACGGACTGTTCCGGCTCGAGCTCGGTCACCGCGTCAACAACCCGGCGTCCTGTCGGGTCGCGACGAGGGCGGGATTCGAGCCCGAGGGAATCGAGAGGCAGAAGCTCCGCTACGGCGAGGCGCGCTTCGACGTCGAGACGCACGCGCGGCTCGCGAGCGATCCGCCTCCGCTCACCGAGCCGCTGCCGCTGCCGCTGGTGCTTCCGGGCTGA